aaacttttgtttttgttttaacttttgcattttctaattttagttataattttaattttatctctacttttttattattttgtgcaGTGCTACTAAGGTACTGTATTTCTTGTTTGTTTGTGCGAGGTACTAATTTAACATAAATATCGGTGGATCCCGAAGTCGAAAGAATAGTGTGCATACTTCGCAAGGTGAAAAGAGAAGCATTCAAGTTATCGAAGAATTAAAATAAGAGAAAGTAGAGATGGATGCTCTATAATGTCAAACGTTGGGGGGACTATTATAGAAGAATCAACTCCGACCAGATTTGTTTAGGATTTCAACCGGCTAATCcggttattttttaaataaaaaattatgtacTTAAAGGTTTTAAAGAGAATTTCTTTGGTGGACAAGCAATTAGAGATCCTTGGGAGCATCTCGCTAAATTTTACAAGATTTGCTCGACGTGCAAATCAAGTGGTGAAATCACCAAAGATCAGGTAAAATTACGTTTGTTTAATTTTTCCTTGATGGGTCGTGCAAAGGATTAGTTAAAATGCATCCCAAATGACACTATCCAGACTTGGAAAGAGCTTGAAGACAAGTTTCTCGAGAGATATTATTTCAATGCTCATTTTGTAGAAAGAAAAGACGTGATTACCATTTTTGCTCAATGAGGGGCAGAGTCATTATCTGATGATGCATGGGAATGGTTCAAACTGCTGTTCCGAAAGTATCTGAATCACAACATGAGTTCTATAGAGTTGATTTCACGCTTCATTAATGGGTTGATAATACAAACGAGAATGCTTCTTGATGCCTCAATGAGAGGTACACTGAGATTTAATACTGATGAATAGTTAAAAACCTTGATTGAGAATATGTGTTCGAATGAGTATCGCTCAAGTGAGAGAGCTATGAAGCAAAAAGGTGTTCATGCAGTTGATTCGAACATAATTTTGTCAGCTTGGATAGGATCACTTACCAAACAGTTAGTTGCAACCCAACTAGCTCAAGCTAATGTGAGTTAGATTTAGGCACTTCTTTGTTATTTATATGGAGGAAAACATACCAATGATAATTGTTCTATCCAGGTTAAGAATGTTGAAGTTCAATATGCTAATTTTAGAAGAATAATCTTATTTCCAACACCTACAATCCGGGTTGGAAAGATCATATGAATTTCAAGTGGAGCAACAATCAGACTTTGAATGCTAATCAAGGTGTTCAACAAGCTCCCCAAGCACATTAACGTAAGACCTCACCTCTTGAAGAAACATGACTAAATATCACCAAGAGATGGTACAAAATTAGATCCTTATGAATAAGAATACTGAAGTATCCATAAAAAATTTAGAGATGTAAGTCGGTCAATTGTCTCGTCAAATGGCAGTTAAACCCTTGACCAATTCATTGAGCCAAACCTCGAGCTACCTGACTACATCAAACCACATTATCTGATTCTGAAAAAGACACTAAAAAAGAAGAAGGAAGTGAGACGGTTTAAGAAACTTATGAAAATTTTGAACAAGATACAAGTCAACATTTTGTTTTGTGAAGCCCTCGAGTTGATGCTTGTGTATGCAAAGTTCATGAAAGAGTTATTATGGGAAAGCGGAAGTTGAAGCATGATGAAAACATCGTTTTGACGAAAGAGTGTAATGTTATCATCCAGAGGAAGCTTCCACCAAAACTCACTCATCCAGATATGTTTACTATTCCTTGTTCAATTAGTTCACAAACCATTAATCATGCATTATGTGATTTAAGAGCTAACACCAATCTGATGCCTTTATCCACGATGAGAAAGTTGAAATGTGGTGAACCAAATCCAACACAAATAACCGTGACTCTAGTTGATTGTTTAATCACATATTCATATGGAGTACTGGAGGATGTCATTGTTAGAGTAGATGGAAAACTATATTTCATGTATTTTGCTGAAGGTTTGTGTTTGGGTGAAAAATCACGAACCCAACTAATGTGGGCGTCGATATTGTTTTGCCACTCGAACAACCTTTGAGTTTGGATGTCGATTTCGAATGTAGGTTTGAGTTTGGATGCCCAtctctatttaaaaaaatgttattgaGATGTGAACAGTCTAACATCTGGGTATAATCTAAAATAGTCATTTGTGACCTGTTCAAATTTAATCCCGTCAAAATTGTTTAAACATTTGGGAAAAAATGAGGATTGAAGTACACAGTAATTTGGTTTGAGTGGTTATTTTACACCAAAACAGTTGTCCACTCCTGCCTGACCCATTCCATAACACCTCTAAAAGATATCTTCATTACCTCAATATTACATCTAGTTTTgatctccgttttttattataagttattttgatttatccatatatattaaaaaaataataaatttaataattgaaaggagaaagaataataaatatttaagaatataaaaaatatattatttatttattaaaattgtaagACGACTTATATTATggtataaattattttttcaaaacgacttattataataaaataaagaaggAGTACTAATTGTCTTAGTTTTGATCATTTTATTTGTTCTTGACaatttaaaatgtttaaaattaatataaaagggGTTTGTTAAGAAGAGTCTCACATCGAacaatatatggcctaaacatgtccttataagtgggggtcAATCTTCACCCTACAAACCGGTTTTGTAATGATGAGTTAGggccaaccacatttcttaacatggtatcaagagcctcgtttaagatccggtgggccaccttctatggtttctgctatcgggccacccaccgcttataagtgggggcaatgcTCACCCTATAAACCGATTTTGTAATGATGAGTTAGGCTGAATCTCATTTTTTAACAGAATCTTTTCATACGGTGTTTCACGAGAGAACATGTAGAAATCATGGACTGTATGATCCAATTATAACGTTTTTTTTAACCTTGAAATAACATTTTGATTACCTTTATTAAACAGAAATAAGGGTTCTATAAAGTCGAGAAAAATCATACtcccaacaataataataataataataataataataataataataataataataataataataataataataataataataataataataataataataataataatttaatatagatGATACAGTCCGACGAGAATGCTCATATTTGGCTTTGGGTCTTGATATCAATTATCAAGTGCATCAGAGGTAGAtatgttaaaaaattaaatacagaTAAATTACTCTTTCTTTGACCTAATCATTAGTCTTACAGTCATAATTATTCAACGTGACTTTATAgaatttgaagaaaatttgaaggAAGTATGAAGCAAACATAGACATTTTGATAGAGATAATAGTacacactcacactcacacatACTTTTATGATATGGGGTCACTAAGATATTGTCCAAAGCTGAGCTCATAAATGGATGATTATCACTGGGATCAtaagttctttgttttttttaactacTTCTGTGTTAATTAATTGATGTTTATTTTTCTTACAAAAATCCTATAACTTATCTAGAATCTAGAAAACTCTCCTACTTCAACTAAAGTAAGAATTTCACAAATGAAAAGTTGAAAAGATGGGTTTTGGCCAAAgctagcaaaaaaaaaaatacaaacaactatctttttttttcttttggttttattAATCACTCTCTTTAGTAATTACTTAGTAGCTAAGATTTGTTGGCCAGCTAGAACTCACTTGCATGCATGTGAATTACCAAAAGAATGGCATGTAAATAAAGATTATCAAAAAGAAAACTAAACTTTGTACATAACAAAGAGAAGGAAAGAGAGACTTTTAGTTCTACAAATTGCATAGCATTATAATGCTAttggcctttttttttttttagcaaactccaaaatttcaactttttaaattaaaaagaagaataaaaaaaacatGGAAGACCCACCATACGAACAAATAAACATCCTTAAAGAGTTTGTTGCAATTACAAATTTACAGGTTTACGCTATGTAATTGCAAATTTACACATTTATTTCATCAGTAGATCGATGATCGTTCGATTAAGATCAAAcgataagaaaaaaaaaaattttaatttctttaaattctaaaaaactacatttaaaatttacaatatcCGACGCAGAAAATCCAAATTCaaatcttgattttattaactagtAGTTAACTTCAAATTTCTTAGCACATAATACAAATATCAAACCTCCACTTCCCCTTACTATTAGTAGCACTAATCAACAAGCAACAACACTAGGAAGTAAtacacaacatcaacatcatcatcatccactttGAAATTCATGTCACATAATAGAGCAATATCCACCTTCATATTCATCATGATCATGATGATAACCATAGTTATTAATCGGATCAGACGGCGGAGGAGGAGGCGGAGGAACTCTGGAGTAATTAGTATGCATAGGCATGATAGGAGCCCCAACATAATAACCAGAAGTACTATTAACAGGATAGGATGTGTTATAGCTTAGCCCATAAGGTGGTGGTGCATGAGCAATAGGAGGGTGTGAATAGTACATATGTGGTGGATATGGGTTATTATAACCATAACCATAACCATGCTGTTGTTGAAGTACTGGAGGGACAATAATTTCCTTGGGAGTATCAACTTTTTCTGTACTAATAATCACTTTTTCTCCTCCATCATTATTATTAAGAGGAGCAGAAGTTACAGCACcacttttattcttctttttctttttcttcttctttttagcacCCCCTTCACTTTTATTATCACCCCCACCATCACCACCATCATTATGATTTGAATCTTCTTCACCACCATCATCACCACCATCATCATCTATACAATCTTCATGACTAGTTTCACTTTCACCAACTGGTTCAGTACTATTCTTTTGATCTTCCTTGATCTCTTCCTTTGATTTTGTTGAAGGTTTTTTATCTTTCTTCTCTGGTGGTTTTTGTGGCAAAAGTTCCACTGATTTTCCTGATCTTGAAAGCTTTTTGATGAGAGTTTCAGCTTCAACGTTGCCTGTAACTGTAACCTTGTGCTGCATAGAATCAACTTCTGTCGTGTAAACCCCTGTCACAAACATGTATAGTATGATTAATAATGTTTCAttgaaatttatataaaaaataaaaatatacataaCTCTTCTATATATagaaatactgtataaaaaattatcATGAAAACAAACACATGCATTATTGCATATATGATATAAGATACCatcatgtttataaaaaaaaaaatatatgatgtaTACATAAATATACCTTCAATTCCTTGAAGAATTTTCTTGATTCTTTTTGTGCAGCCATCGCAGTGGATCAAGACTTTCAAAACCCACGTCTGTAATATATAATAACTAATTACTACTAATTATAGTGAAGCTGATATAACAGAGAAAATTAAaagttgtgtttgattatgattACCTGATACTTGAGACTCGATTCTGATGGAGGAGGAAGTTGTGGATGATGATCAGGTGGTGGTAGTTTGGGTGCAGCCATTTGAAATGAAGTTTGGTTGGTACGTAGCTTAGTGGAGTGTAAATTAAGGGATGGAGAAAGTTTGTATAAGTGGGTGAGGGTTGGTTTTGCAATGCTTTTAAAGAGGGTGAGAAACACATGtgtcaatgttttttttttttttagtttatgtttttttattttagtattacaAATTCTTCCACTAGTGAGATATCTGAGAGGGTCACCCGAGGTCTTGGATCGGTAAAACAAGTTTCCTATGAAGAGTGTCACCCATCATCTTACCAACATGTTATTTGTAAGGATAACTTAGGTCAGACTTTAATATAATATCAAAGTCTATCGACCATCGTTACCCATTATTTCTTGACATAATGGTCTTAAATTTATGATTTGGTTTTTTCACAAGACAAATAATATGATAAATtatctcataatttcaattaaatattagtaaaTTTTAGTTTCTTATCATATTCTTAATATTAGTATAATTTTATATGAAGAAGATAGTAATTATAAAttatagggtcatgctaacgagtgcctcaggggcactggttaagcattTCTTATAAAGAAATTATTCTATATGCAATTTATTAAATACATACAATAttccttaaaaaaattaattatttatgtcttcaatgcattaaatacatatattttaagaaaaaacttatttttttactttattaaacaatgttcaactttcctttttaatttcttaaccagtgccccaggggcactcgttagcattaccctaaAAAAATTGGTTGTGATCATCAAAGCACTCTTTTAGTGTTGGATGCCACATCCCTTTTAACAAGTATATCCCACAAAAGCAATCACCATTATACTTTAATATACTTATGACATTTAAATCATCAAGTCACGTGATTCAATCACGTGATTTCAAAGAGAGAATATTCAGTaacgattaaaataaaaataaaaagtacatCCAAAAAGAAGAGGCTTTCAGCTTTCAAGTGTACATATCTGCTacttttatctttatcttttttACTTCAAGACTGATATGATTTTTTAGTGACCAATATCATCCAATACAACTCAAAATTAAGTTCACATCATGGCAATGGCTTGATTAACAAGTAAGCCAATTGATCCTTTGTTGAGACATGTATTTATTTATACTGTTGAATTGGGTGTAAAGGATAATGAATTAATCATGCATGCACCTACTTGCTTTAAGTGCAAATCTCTTGTTTTCAATTTTAGTCTTTGTATACAcacatgtaataataataatcttccAAGATATTGAAGCCAGTCACCAAATTGTACAGCTTCTTCATAGCACACTAAATGTATGCATGCATGTCATACACCTAATCtttagaaataaaaaatgaaagcaAATTGCATAAAATACAATAGTGGTGtctcaaaaaattaatttaataataaaacatgGATTATGACTGAAGTGTAGGAGTTGCacttcaaatcatcaatcattAGAAAAAGAATATTAGATGTTACTGAGTCTATTGGCAAATAGTAACattcaacattaaaacaaaaacatCCATATCAATATAGCACGATATGATAATGGACAATAGGCCATCTTCCACTTAATGTAAGCCAATGGTTTGACAGGTCTATGGACAAATTCCCTGTTATTACCATTATCAATATTCCATATCTCGTCTTTTGGAGTACACTAACAGTAATAGTATGCAATAAATCCTATAATAAACAAGTAAATTCTAATATCATCTTGAAACTCGGGTTGTAGTATGGTATCTATTTGATCGGAACTTAGAAAGAGATACAGTGTGAAGCACTTCATAAATCACAAAATAGGCAAGTGGCTATGACCTGTTGTTGTTGAATGCCTTTGCGCATAGAACAACACCAGAGGAAAGTGAAGCAAGAATGATCGAGACCCCCTGCCTAGAACGCCAAAATTGACACCATGTCAAGGGTCCCGTGACCCGGACCAAAACCTTCTGAAATTGTTCATTCAAATCGTCTAGTGAGCCGGTGTTGTCTATTACTATATCAGCTTTACTCTTTTTATCTTCCAGTGGCATCTGAGCATTAATCCTATTCCGACCATCCTCCTCGTTAGACTTGTCTCTTGCCAAGAGTCTCTGAATCTGTGTTTCAGGATCAACCCACACGACAATAATGGGCGTCGTGAACTTGTCCATCTTGGCCTCAAATAACAAAGGGACATCAAGAACAATGACCCTGTAACCTTTCAACCACAGCTTCGCGACTTCCCAAAAGATCCCCGACGATATATAAGGAGCCAACAATCTAAAGCAACCATCACAACCAGAACTTCGAtgtaaatagaataaaataaaataaaatattattcacGCAACATAAATTTAGAATACCGATTGAGAAATTGACGCTTATCGGGATCCGCAAAAACGATTTGACCAAGTTTGGGTCTGTTAACTTCCCCATTGTCTAGTAGAATTTCCTCCCCAAACGCCTCGACGACCTTTTTCCATCCACCACTCCCTTTCTTCAAAACCTCCTGGTAATTTAAATCCCAATAACCGCAGAACTTGTAAGGAGTTTGCCACATTAAAAGAAAACCTAACAAGTAAAATAAAGCACGGAAAAAGAAACATACACGAGCAACTACATCAGCATCGACAACAGGAATGTCATGAGACTTGAATAGATTGGAAACAGTGCTCTTGCCACTTGCTATTCCACCGGTCAGTCCAACGATCCTCATTCCTCCTATCGATCACTGCACCCTTCCAGCTTGTCAGCTATATTCTGAGCTTTCTTTCCTTTGCCCTGGTCAAGCAGTAACGGTCAGGAAAACGCTAAATATTTGGAACATATTATAGGTACAAACATAAATAACTCAAATAATTATCCAAATGTAAGCATTTTGTACATAAATTTCTAATATTACAAACTACAACACAGCGAGCATGAGATACAGATGTAAAAACACAGATCAAATATGTTTGTTCATCAATAAAGGTACAACACCTATAGCAGTGAACATCTTCAACTCTACCAGTTCCAAAACAAGCTATCAGCAAGATAACTATTCTCAAAAGCAAAACCGTTATCATATTTAATGGCGCCAAGCTAAAATATTACTGTCGCATAACATTTTCTGGGCCAAGGAAAGAAATAATCATAAACAACGTATTAAGATCGTGGGAATTCTTAAAATAACACTAGATAGGGTGGTTATACTGGTGGCTTCCCAAACTAAATAATACATGGGTTCTGATAAGAAAACAGAGAATGAACTAGAAAATAACACACAGATTGTTGAAGAGGGGGAATTTTATTAatggaatggaaaatgcttcaGTAAGGAATTACAATCCCTAAACTGCGAAGAGCTAAGCTCCTACAGAGAGAGCATCTCTCTGCCTAACAAACTCAATACAAAATATCGCAATACCCTCTCTCTATGATCTCTCCCCTTACATAGTTGTGTACTCCTCACAATCAGTTAGTTGCAACTATTGCCAGCTCATCTTTCCTTTTACTTAGCTTACCTCTCCATTCATACATTCTCCACACCTTGGGCTGATTAGCAGTTCCCTCATCTGATAGGAACCAGAAAGTAGAAATAAATAGAATAAGAGTAGCAAAACCATAATATGAGGGAAAGAGCTTTTATTGATTATAATTTGAGGGTGATTACAGAAAAGGGGAAGAATCCCTAATTTCCTGACCAGAGCTAGGCTCCTATAGGATGCTAATGCTCCCTATTCCTTCTAGTTTCTCAGTTTCACCAAGATGCCTCCTCAATCCCCATTGCCACTGCTTATAAAAGGAAACTGTTACAGCCTATTGCTCTCCCACAGCCATCTCAAGAGTTATCCATAATAACTCACTAAATGGAAATGGTTATAGTCTGTTGCTCTCCCCACAGCCATCCCAAGAGTTATTCATTACTCCCTCTTTTGCCCCTTCTAGAATAAACTTGCCATACTTTAGGCCCACATGATCCATGATGGATCAATTGTTCAATTGGGACAGCCTCGGCTGTACGGCTCCTATCAATACTCCCTTCTGAAACTATAGCCTTTTCCTCCCCCTGTGATTGTACTACGCGTGTTGCCAGCACTATTTCAGGTTCAAACAGTTCAGTGCTGTCTCCTTCCAAGTTATCTGGTAATTCCTCCTCTTCATGATAATCTCCAATTGCCTTCTTCAACAAAGATACGTGAAAAACCGGGTGGACCTTGGAACCCACTGGAAGCTTCAATTTATATGCCACAGCTCCCAATCTTTCTATAACGGGATAAGGACCGTAATACCGGGCTGCTAATTTGGCGTTGATACGCGACACCACCAACTGCTGCCGGTGCGCATGCAGCTTAACAAAAATCCAGGTCTAGAAGTTGGATCCTCTTGCAATGCTTCAATAATCCTCCTTAGATGCTGATCTAGGTGTACCTCCTCTAATAAATGTTGTTTGTCATTCCATATAGGGTAAGAAACTACACTATTCAGCTCAGCGCCTTCATTCACTCTGGATAAGGCACCAGCACCTCGGTTTAATCTCCCAGGTTTGTAAACAATTTCAAAATCATAGCCAAGTAACTTCGCAGCCCAGTTTTGCTGCTCCACAGTTACAATCTTTTGCTGTAGCAATTGTTTAAGGCGTTTTTGATCTGTTGATACCACAAAACGTCTACCAAGCAAATACGGCCTCCAATGTTGGATGGCTAACACAACTGCCATGAGCTCTTTTTCATAGGCTGATTTTCTACCGCTCCAAAAACTCATCGTTTGCTTAGTCTAATTTACGATAGTGTCACCTAAAGTTTTGAGCCACTCTATTCCCAACACTACGTCCAAATCTCCTAATTCAAACAAGAATGCTTCCATGGGGAATTTGAAATCACCAATTTCTATCTGTGCCTGCTTACATTTCCCTCGTGTGGTTGTTTGAAATCCATCCCCTATTTTAATGGTCATGTTTGGGGTATCCTCTACTGCCCAACCCATTTTATGTGTTAATTTTTGGGAAATGAAATTGTGGGTGGCTCCACTGTCTACCAAGATTAACACCAATACCCCCTGGATTTTACCTTGAAATTTTATTGTTTGAGGCTTGTCTCTAGGATTTGTTATGAGGTTGTTCAAACACAGCACACTCATTTCTCCATCAACCTCTTCTTCGGTCTCATCTACTTCGACCGCCAGTAGGTTCCCCTCCacatcttctttttcttcttcttcaaccatCAAAACTCTAAGTTGTTTATCTGGGCATTGATGCATAGGATGAAAAGGACCTCCACATTTAAAACACAAGCTATCCATTGAGAAGCTCATCCCCAA
The Vicia villosa cultivar HV-30 ecotype Madison, WI linkage group LG6, Vvil1.0, whole genome shotgun sequence genome window above contains:
- the LOC131610842 gene encoding dephospho-CoA kinase — protein: MRIVGLTGGIASGKSTVSNLFKSHDIPVVDADVVAREVLKKGSGGWKKVVEAFGEEILLDNGEVNRPKLGQIVFADPDKRQFLNRLLAPYISSGIFWEVAKLWLKGYRVIVLDVPLLFEAKMDKFTTPIIVVWVDPETQIQRLLARDKSNEEDGRNRINAQMPLEDKKSKADIVIDNTGSLDDLNEQFQKVLVRVTGPLTWCQFWRSRQGVSIILASLSSGVVLCAKAFNNNRS
- the LOC131612988 gene encoding heavy metal-associated isoprenylated plant protein 36-like; protein product: MAAPKLPPPDHHPQLPPPSESSLKYQTWVLKVLIHCDGCTKRIKKILQGIEGVYTTEVDSMQHKVTVTGNVEAETLIKKLSRSGKSVELLPQKPPEKKDKKPSTKSKEEIKEDQKNSTEPVGESETSHEDCIDDDGGDDGGEEDSNHNDGGDGGGDNKSEGGAKKKKKKKKKNKSGAVTSAPLNNNDGGEKVIISTEKVDTPKEIIVPPVLQQQHGYGYGYNNPYPPHMYYSHPPIAHAPPPYGLSYNTSYPVNSTSGYYVGAPIMPMHTNYSRVPPPPPPPSDPINNYGYHHDHDEYEGGYCSIM